A genome region from Deltaproteobacteria bacterium HGW-Deltaproteobacteria-2 includes the following:
- the pyrE gene encoding orotate phosphoribosyltransferase, with protein sequence MKERLGEIIIERSFKYSEDPPFTLASGKKSNYYFNCKPTTLDPEGMNLIGAIVFDMLKDTDITAAGGLTLGADPIANALSVISYQKGKPIKSFIVRKDIKDHGTKSAIEGNVCSGEKVAIIDDVITTGASTITAIEQARKEGLKVEMVITLIDRQEGGKENILQHVDNIKSVLSRTEVMNLRAKHINVKDIK encoded by the coding sequence ATGAAAGAAAGACTGGGCGAAATAATTATCGAGCGGTCTTTTAAATACAGCGAAGATCCGCCTTTCACACTCGCGTCCGGGAAGAAAAGCAATTATTACTTCAATTGTAAACCGACCACACTTGATCCAGAAGGCATGAATCTTATCGGCGCTATTGTTTTTGATATGCTCAAAGATACCGATATTACCGCTGCAGGCGGACTGACTCTGGGCGCCGACCCGATAGCCAACGCGCTTTCTGTCATATCGTATCAAAAAGGAAAACCGATAAAATCCTTTATTGTCCGCAAAGACATTAAAGATCATGGAACTAAAAGCGCCATTGAAGGTAACGTATGTTCAGGAGAAAAAGTCGCCATAATAGATGATGTAATTACAACTGGCGCCTCCACCATTACCGCTATAGAACAGGCGCGTAAAGAAGGCCTGAAAGTCGAAATGGTCATTACGCTTATTGACCGACAAGAAGGAGGCAAAGAAAATATCCTTCAACACGTTGATAATATAAAATCCGTCCTGAGTAGAACCGAAGTAATGAACCTCCGCGCGAAGCATATCAACGTCAAGGATATTAAATGA
- a CDS encoding uroporphyrinogen decarboxylase — protein sequence MNISKIIKPLTKGYLPPLGEFPEPLLDFAANVSKFRGHFQKLTSIERVLTAMRHKEPDRVPVATLVCAGGRQVSGISFPEYALIAEKAAQSFLDGLDFAGGDVVVLLLDLSVEASDLGQKLEYPENSTPRPDFNNHIIKDVSDYERIKTVKIKDAPRMSEYVSLCQKVVERVGFRSIVSGFIYGPLGVLAMMRGAENMFKDCVLYPNQVKKACETITEVLIDFADAQCKTGVSAVAIDTLFASRNGLSKKLWEEIEGPFSREISRKVKEHGLLVGIHNCGHDIYFDAQIKFMEPEFISFAHLPDDCRTQKEMKHRYGGQITLVGYVPTPLLVHGTPKQVMEECWRQIDDLAPGGGYILAPGCEYPPNIPLTNAIALVNAAEKYGKK from the coding sequence TTGAACATTTCCAAAATAATTAAACCGCTGACAAAAGGATACCTGCCACCACTGGGCGAATTCCCCGAACCTCTTTTGGATTTTGCTGCCAATGTTTCTAAATTCCGTGGACATTTTCAAAAACTGACGTCCATAGAACGTGTATTAACGGCAATGCGCCACAAAGAACCTGACCGGGTTCCTGTCGCCACACTGGTATGCGCCGGTGGTAGACAAGTATCTGGTATCTCCTTTCCGGAATATGCTTTAATTGCCGAAAAAGCAGCGCAATCATTTTTGGATGGCCTTGATTTCGCAGGGGGGGATGTGGTGGTTCTTTTACTGGATCTTTCGGTGGAAGCATCGGATCTCGGACAGAAGCTGGAATATCCGGAAAATTCAACACCACGACCGGATTTCAATAATCACATTATTAAAGATGTATCTGATTATGAACGTATTAAAACCGTAAAAATAAAAGATGCTCCTCGCATGAGTGAATACGTTAGCTTGTGTCAGAAGGTAGTGGAAAGAGTCGGTTTTCGAAGCATTGTCTCGGGTTTTATTTACGGACCGTTGGGTGTTTTGGCCATGATGCGCGGAGCCGAAAATATGTTTAAAGATTGTGTACTGTATCCAAATCAGGTCAAAAAAGCCTGTGAGACCATTACAGAAGTACTAATTGATTTTGCAGATGCTCAGTGCAAAACTGGTGTGTCGGCAGTCGCCATTGATACGCTCTTTGCTTCAAGAAATGGATTGTCGAAAAAATTATGGGAAGAAATTGAAGGTCCATTTAGTCGTGAAATCTCCCGAAAAGTCAAAGAGCACGGATTGCTTGTCGGGATTCACAACTGTGGTCACGACATTTATTTTGACGCTCAAATTAAATTTATGGAACCGGAATTTATTAGTTTTGCTCATCTTCCGGATGATTGCCGTACTCAAAAGGAAATGAAACATCGCTATGGCGGTCAGATAACCCTTGTAGGATATGTACCTACCCCGCTTCTTGTGCATGGTACGCCAAAACAAGTAATGGAGGAATGCTGGCGTCAGATTGATGACCTGGCACCTGGCGGAGGATATATCCTTGCACCTGGGTGCGAGTACCCTCCAAACATCCCCTTGACCAATGCAATTGCGCTGGTAAATGCGGCTGAAAAATATGGCAAAAAGTAA
- a CDS encoding septum formation inhibitor Maf (Maf; overexpression in Bacillus subtilis inhibits septation in the dividing cell), with the protein MPIISSAPLILASASPRRKELLQSMGLKFKIIHPRINENYLAGESPRQHVKRLSSDKATVIANKYPETWVLGADTIVVIDGLILGKPKNKKQALGMLRKLSGREHKVFTGFTIAHAASRIYQTKVIQSTVLFKKISPKEMKWYVSCDEPYDKAGGYAVQGKGAYFIQSIRGSYTNVIGLPLCEVLEAFKNLKALNFR; encoded by the coding sequence ATGCCCATTATTTCAAGCGCACCTCTTATTCTAGCTTCGGCTTCGCCGCGACGTAAGGAACTACTGCAGTCTATGGGATTGAAGTTTAAAATAATCCATCCCCGGATCAACGAAAATTACCTTGCAGGAGAAAGTCCGCGACAGCATGTAAAAAGACTCTCTAGTGATAAAGCTACTGTTATCGCTAATAAATATCCCGAGACATGGGTGCTGGGAGCCGATACAATTGTGGTTATTGACGGCCTTATTTTAGGAAAACCAAAGAACAAAAAACAGGCGCTAGGAATGCTCAGAAAACTAAGCGGACGCGAACATAAAGTTTTTACAGGTTTCACTATTGCTCACGCAGCCTCCAGAATTTACCAAACAAAAGTTATTCAATCCACCGTGCTATTTAAGAAAATCAGCCCCAAAGAGATGAAATGGTATGTTTCTTGTGATGAACCATACGACAAGGCCGGCGGATATGCAGTACAGGGAAAAGGCGCCTACTTCATACAATCAATTCGCGGTTCTTACACAAACGTGATCGGGCTGCCGCTTTGCGAAGTTTTGGAAGCATTTAAAAATCTCAAAGCACTCAATTTCCGTTAA
- a CDS encoding MFS transporter, producing the protein MTENPRDESKGSIRVFAWASFLNDLGSDMIYPVWPLFVTSVMGANMAMLGLIDGLGEAFVSISKAISGYISDRIRKRKFFIWSGYILGSVSRFGYALAPVWQWLIPLKILDRSGKIRSAPRDALVADISNDQNRGGNFGLMKAMDNLGAVCGIVVCLLLFEHIGFTNLFLIAALPSLISAFLIYKYIKEVKTSDKKLFAAFTLKDLDFNFKLFLVLNSIFTLGAFSYSFLLIFAGKSGFKATYLPVFYLIITVTAAIFSLPMGKLSDKIGRKKLMYLAFILWAAICSGFILSTNAIVVVAVFVLYGLHKAALETVQKTYTSELCPDCFRATGLGVFQMAIGICALPASLIAGFLWEKINMQAPFYLSLTLALAACFMLFFVKESNCKEI; encoded by the coding sequence ATGACAGAAAACCCCAGAGACGAAAGCAAAGGATCTATTCGCGTATTTGCGTGGGCTTCTTTTTTAAATGATTTGGGCTCGGATATGATTTATCCTGTTTGGCCTTTGTTTGTAACTTCTGTTATGGGCGCAAACATGGCCATGCTGGGATTAATTGACGGTTTGGGCGAAGCTTTTGTTTCCATCTCCAAAGCTATATCCGGATATATTTCCGACAGAATCAGAAAAAGAAAATTTTTTATCTGGTCCGGTTATATTTTGGGCTCAGTATCGAGGTTTGGTTACGCGCTCGCTCCCGTGTGGCAATGGCTGATTCCCCTGAAAATATTAGATCGTTCCGGGAAAATACGTTCCGCTCCTCGTGACGCGCTAGTTGCAGATATTTCCAATGATCAAAACCGCGGCGGCAATTTCGGCTTAATGAAAGCCATGGATAATTTAGGAGCGGTTTGCGGTATTGTTGTCTGCCTTCTGCTTTTTGAACATATCGGTTTTACCAATCTCTTTCTCATTGCAGCCCTGCCCTCTCTTATCAGCGCGTTTCTTATCTACAAATACATAAAAGAAGTCAAAACTTCAGATAAAAAACTATTTGCAGCCTTTACTCTGAAAGATTTGGATTTCAACTTTAAACTATTTCTTGTTCTGAACTCCATTTTTACATTGGGAGCATTTAGCTACTCTTTTCTGCTTATTTTTGCCGGTAAAAGTGGCTTTAAAGCAACTTATCTGCCCGTCTTCTATCTTATAATTACCGTAACGGCGGCGATTTTTTCTCTGCCTATGGGGAAACTATCGGACAAAATAGGAAGAAAAAAACTGATGTATTTAGCTTTTATTTTGTGGGCGGCAATTTGCAGTGGTTTTATTTTATCGACCAACGCTATCGTTGTTGTCGCCGTTTTTGTGCTTTACGGTTTGCATAAGGCGGCGCTGGAAACCGTGCAAAAAACTTATACCTCGGAACTTTGTCCCGATTGTTTCCGGGCAACCGGTTTGGGAGTATTTCAAATGGCGATTGGCATTTGCGCTCTGCCGGCGTCATTGATTGCCGGTTTTCTCTGGGAGAAGATTAATATGCAGGCACCTTTTTACTTATCTCTTACTTTGGCTCTCGCGGCCTGTTTTATGCTTTTCTTTGTAAAAGAAAGTAATTGTAAAGAAATATAA
- a CDS encoding 5-methyltetrahydrofolate--homocysteine methyltransferase: MAEAVKIKNLLTKKTVILDGAMGTELQKKGMPGGVCPEYWCLKNPQIMGDLYLAYQKAGSQVVYTCTFGANRFKLKQYGIKENSYQINYELARLAKQACDKKTLVAGDIGPTGLFIEPFGPLAFEEAVDTFKEQARGLIDGGCDLIVIETMIDIQEARAALLAVKEIKNIFTIVSMTYEKDGHTLGGTDPVTALITLQSLGADAVGCNCSTGPEKMVEFIAAMKPYATVPLLAKPNAGMPRLESGKTIFEMDAKTFASFGRDLAKAGANMLGGCCGTTPEHIRELAKATAKIKPCRPRRKSISALSSARGFVHLAENQPLFIAGERINPTGKKALQQELIEGKMSIIRQMALDQENQGANLLDVNVGQPGIDEVKTIKEVISLLSTTTRLPLVIDSSNVKTIEAALRIYPGRILINSISGEKEKITKLLPLAAKYGAMFILLPLTGGEVPQTAQKRQTIIKNIFQKAKNFGFTKDDFIVDCLVMAVASNPDAANETLKTLHWCTHTFKSKTNLGLSNVSFGMPGRPWLNATFLAMAQFNGLTMAIANPASSEIMNVKKAGDVLLARDKDALRFIEHFSAQANVSAATAAGKVLTPQEKIANAIINGDRDNILSLIETALSAGSLAQDLVDNIMIPSIVQVGDLYERKLFFLPQLMAAAETMKKALGYLEPQLKKDSTEHKGKILLATVKGDIHDIGKNIVALLLRNYGYYVIDLGKDVSVEDIIETTQKEKPDIIGLSALMTTTMVNMKDVITLARAQGIQKPFMVGGAVLTESYAKSIGAHFAKDGVEAVKVAGKLIKK, from the coding sequence GTGGCTGAAGCTGTCAAAATTAAAAATCTTTTAACAAAAAAGACTGTCATTCTGGATGGTGCCATGGGCACCGAGCTGCAAAAAAAAGGAATGCCCGGTGGTGTTTGTCCGGAATACTGGTGCCTGAAAAATCCTCAAATTATGGGGGATTTATACCTCGCTTATCAAAAGGCGGGCTCGCAAGTAGTCTATACCTGCACTTTCGGCGCCAATCGTTTCAAGCTGAAACAATACGGCATTAAAGAAAACTCTTACCAGATAAACTATGAACTGGCGCGATTGGCAAAACAGGCCTGCGATAAGAAAACTCTGGTTGCCGGCGACATCGGTCCTACAGGTTTATTTATAGAACCTTTCGGTCCGCTTGCTTTTGAAGAAGCAGTAGATACCTTTAAAGAGCAGGCAAGGGGTCTGATCGATGGCGGTTGCGATTTAATTGTCATTGAAACCATGATCGATATTCAGGAAGCGCGCGCTGCATTACTTGCCGTCAAAGAAATTAAAAATATTTTTACAATAGTTTCCATGACCTATGAAAAAGACGGTCATACACTGGGCGGTACCGATCCCGTAACAGCACTTATCACCTTACAGAGCCTTGGTGCTGATGCCGTGGGCTGCAATTGCTCCACCGGCCCTGAAAAAATGGTGGAATTTATTGCAGCTATGAAACCATACGCTACCGTGCCGCTTTTAGCAAAACCAAATGCCGGAATGCCGCGCCTCGAAAGCGGAAAAACTATTTTTGAAATGGATGCGAAAACGTTCGCGTCTTTCGGGCGCGATCTTGCCAAAGCGGGAGCCAATATGCTGGGCGGCTGCTGCGGTACGACACCGGAACATATCCGGGAACTGGCCAAAGCAACCGCGAAAATCAAGCCATGCCGACCACGAAGAAAATCAATCAGCGCTTTGAGTTCAGCACGTGGTTTTGTACATTTGGCTGAAAATCAGCCTCTCTTTATAGCAGGTGAAAGAATAAATCCCACCGGCAAGAAAGCCCTTCAGCAGGAACTTATCGAAGGGAAAATGTCCATTATCCGCCAGATGGCGTTGGATCAGGAAAATCAGGGCGCAAATTTGCTGGATGTTAATGTCGGCCAGCCCGGTATTGATGAAGTAAAAACAATCAAAGAAGTAATTTCTCTTTTGTCCACAACCACCAGACTGCCGCTGGTTATTGATTCTTCCAATGTAAAAACAATTGAAGCAGCGTTGCGGATTTATCCGGGTCGAATACTGATTAATTCCATTTCCGGCGAAAAAGAAAAAATAACCAAGCTTCTGCCTTTAGCGGCTAAATACGGAGCTATGTTCATTTTGTTGCCACTGACCGGCGGCGAAGTACCGCAAACGGCGCAAAAACGGCAGACAATTATAAAAAATATTTTTCAAAAGGCGAAAAATTTCGGCTTTACCAAAGATGATTTCATTGTTGATTGTCTGGTCATGGCTGTTGCCTCCAATCCTGATGCCGCGAACGAAACACTCAAAACTCTGCATTGGTGTACACATACTTTTAAAAGTAAAACCAATTTAGGTCTTTCCAATGTTTCCTTCGGTATGCCTGGACGCCCGTGGCTAAACGCCACTTTTCTGGCAATGGCACAATTTAACGGCTTAACTATGGCTATTGCCAATCCAGCCAGTTCTGAAATTATGAATGTTAAAAAAGCAGGAGATGTTCTCCTCGCCAGAGATAAAGACGCTTTACGTTTTATTGAACATTTTTCCGCACAAGCCAATGTTAGTGCCGCAACTGCCGCGGGAAAAGTTCTTACGCCGCAGGAAAAGATCGCTAACGCGATAATTAACGGCGACAGAGATAATATTCTGTCTTTAATAGAGACAGCGCTTTCCGCCGGCAGTTTGGCTCAGGACCTAGTGGATAATATTATGATTCCTTCCATTGTTCAGGTGGGCGATTTATACGAAAGAAAACTTTTCTTTTTGCCACAGTTGATGGCCGCTGCAGAAACAATGAAAAAGGCGCTTGGTTATCTCGAGCCACAATTGAAGAAAGATTCCACCGAACACAAAGGAAAAATATTACTGGCAACCGTTAAGGGCGATATTCATGATATAGGTAAAAATATAGTCGCTCTTCTTTTGAGAAATTATGGCTACTATGTTATTGATTTGGGTAAAGACGTTTCCGTGGAAGATATTATAGAAACTACCCAAAAAGAAAAACCTGATATTATCGGCCTCTCCGCGTTAATGACCACAACAATGGTAAATATGAAAGACGTGATAACGCTGGCGCGAGCGCAGGGGATCCAGAAGCCTTTTATGGTGGGCGGAGCTGTGCTTACCGAAAGTTATGCGAAATCAATTGGAGCCCATTTCGCTAAAGACGGTGTGGAAGCCGTTAAAGTAGCGGGTAAATTGATTAAAAAATAA
- a CDS encoding mannose-1-phosphate guanylyltransferase, whose protein sequence is MYAVIMAGGRGTRFWPRSREKKPKHLLDIISEKTIIQETMDRIKPLITPDNILVVTGKKHARALIKQLPEIPLKNIIIEPEGKNTAACIGLAALHIQKRIPDEIMVVLPSDHAIADEQEFNAVIGAAAKVAAREEGLVTIGIKPSSVQTGFGYIEQADSFQTIDGKEVFRVKSIREKPDFQQAQTYIQNGNFYWNSGMFIWKASTILKEIRRWLPDLYAGLMKIDEALGLPDEALIVPRVYKKLKSISIDYGVMEKADNVFVLRGDFGWSDVGSWDALWEISVKDPKGNVLAGKGNVIYEDTEGSLVYSPQKLVALVGIKDLIIVETKDALLICKKGCSQNVKKVVDALEEKKLKKYL, encoded by the coding sequence ATGTACGCAGTAATAATGGCCGGTGGACGGGGTACAAGATTCTGGCCCCGCAGCAGAGAGAAAAAGCCTAAACATTTATTGGATATAATAAGCGAAAAAACTATTATTCAGGAAACCATGGACCGGATCAAACCGCTAATCACTCCTGACAATATTTTGGTAGTAACTGGAAAAAAACACGCCCGCGCTCTGATTAAACAGCTTCCAGAAATCCCCCTTAAAAATATAATAATCGAACCGGAAGGGAAAAACACAGCCGCCTGTATTGGACTCGCTGCCTTGCATATTCAAAAAAGAATACCCGATGAAATTATGGTAGTCCTGCCTTCCGATCACGCCATCGCCGATGAGCAGGAATTTAACGCCGTCATCGGCGCAGCAGCAAAAGTTGCCGCGCGGGAAGAAGGACTGGTAACAATAGGCATCAAACCTTCCAGCGTTCAAACAGGATTCGGCTATATTGAACAAGCGGATTCATTTCAGACGATAGATGGTAAAGAAGTTTTTCGTGTGAAATCCATTCGCGAAAAACCTGATTTCCAGCAGGCGCAAACATATATTCAAAACGGGAATTTTTACTGGAACAGCGGTATGTTTATCTGGAAGGCTTCGACCATATTAAAAGAAATCAGACGCTGGCTACCCGATTTATACGCAGGACTGATGAAGATTGATGAAGCGCTCGGCTTGCCTGACGAAGCGTTAATCGTGCCTCGTGTTTACAAGAAGCTTAAATCCATTTCGATTGACTACGGTGTCATGGAAAAAGCCGATAACGTTTTCGTGCTGCGAGGAGATTTCGGCTGGAGTGATGTAGGAAGCTGGGACGCACTTTGGGAAATATCGGTAAAAGACCCTAAAGGAAATGTTTTGGCCGGCAAAGGCAATGTTATCTATGAAGATACTGAAGGCTCTCTTGTTTACAGTCCGCAAAAGCTTGTCGCCCTCGTTGGAATAAAAGATTTAATAATAGTTGAAACAAAAGACGCTTTACTTATTTGTAAAAAAGGTTGCTCGCAAAATGTGAAAAAAGTAGTCGACGCACTGGAAGAAAAAAAGTTAAAAAAATACTTATAA
- a CDS encoding methionine synthase → MESVIFFEKISIDPPREKIYQRLGYKKKTTQISTTRQKETDYFINEASSLISLKGSLLRLTINHNNGRGINLAGDLVFTSQKLSAFLRNCREAVLMGTTAGSTIMEAIKEKTRQDDLGAAVVYDATASEMTDCALDWIMEYINRILRREGRGLLPRRFSAGYADFDLKNQKTIYEILQMGKIGVTITPNFILIPEKSVTAISGIFG, encoded by the coding sequence ATGGAATCCGTTATTTTTTTTGAAAAAATATCAATTGATCCTCCCCGCGAAAAAATATATCAACGCCTGGGCTACAAAAAGAAAACCACCCAGATTTCGACAACCCGGCAGAAAGAAACCGACTATTTTATCAATGAAGCTTCCTCCCTTATTTCACTTAAGGGATCGTTACTGCGTCTGACCATTAATCATAACAACGGAAGGGGAATAAATTTGGCCGGAGATTTGGTCTTTACCAGTCAAAAGTTGTCTGCTTTTCTGCGTAATTGCCGGGAAGCCGTTCTCATGGGCACGACGGCAGGAAGCACCATCATGGAAGCAATCAAAGAAAAAACTCGTCAGGACGATTTAGGCGCCGCAGTCGTTTATGACGCCACAGCCAGTGAAATGACGGACTGCGCACTGGACTGGATTATGGAGTATATCAATAGGATTCTTCGCCGTGAAGGAAGAGGTCTTTTGCCGCGACGCTTTTCCGCAGGCTACGCTGATTTTGATCTGAAAAATCAAAAAACAATTTATGAAATACTGCAAATGGGGAAAATCGGAGTAACAATTACTCCCAATTTCATCCTTATTCCGGAAAAATCAGTCACCGCTATCAGCGGTATTTTCGGATAA
- a CDS encoding YggS family pyridoxal phosphate-dependent enzyme has product MDIAANISTIRQRIAAAAARSQRAPDSIKLLAVTKTVSPLYIGKAIDAGISMFGENYVQEAKEKIAAIEKGVQWHMIGHLQTNKAKYAVKLFDYIHSVDRIDLARELDKKAGLIGRKINILIEVNVSGEKTKDGIPADEAINLIKNISPSENLSVRGLMTMAPFLANPEDARPYFSALRNLRDNIIREGITGIHMEELSMGMTDDFEVAIEEGATIVRIGRAIFGKRG; this is encoded by the coding sequence ATGGACATTGCCGCCAATATAAGCACGATCAGGCAAAGGATAGCTGCCGCTGCAGCAAGATCTCAACGCGCGCCTGATTCCATTAAACTTTTAGCAGTAACTAAAACTGTTTCTCCCCTATACATCGGTAAAGCGATTGACGCGGGCATTTCTATGTTCGGAGAAAATTACGTCCAGGAAGCAAAAGAAAAAATCGCCGCTATAGAAAAGGGTGTTCAGTGGCACATGATTGGACATCTCCAAACCAACAAAGCGAAATATGCCGTCAAACTCTTCGACTATATTCATTCCGTTGACCGCATTGATCTGGCCCGGGAACTGGATAAAAAAGCCGGCTTGATCGGCCGTAAGATAAATATTCTGATTGAAGTCAATGTAAGTGGTGAAAAAACAAAAGATGGCATTCCGGCCGATGAAGCTATTAACTTGATTAAGAATATCTCCCCGTCAGAGAATCTTTCTGTGCGGGGACTAATGACAATGGCGCCCTTTTTAGCCAATCCGGAGGATGCCCGTCCATATTTTAGTGCTCTGAGAAATCTTCGCGACAATATAATTCGTGAAGGAATTACGGGTATTCATATGGAAGAACTTTCCATGGGTATGACTGATGACTTTGAAGTAGCTATTGAAGAAGGTGCAACAATTGTCCGCATCGGCAGGGCAATTTTCGGGAAACGAGGATAA
- a CDS encoding 23S rRNA (cytosine(1962)-C(5))-methyltransferase RlmI (SAM-dependent;catalyzes the methylation of cytosine at position 1962 of the 23S rRNA), with the protein MFRLFLSAAGPESCTPSTGHYYCVHFLHSFNFLVFECSRRVFYNIKCLAISSGKRYLDTMSTIMYPEIILKKGREVSLLRGHPWIFSGAIAAINGNPAAGDIVLAKDSAGNHLALGFYNPLTDIAFRLLTNKCEENISQYFWQSRLHAAYKLRQKIIGEHTNAYRLINAEGDGFPGLIVDVYNSTLVLSIATAGMEKQKNHVLNALLSQLKPIRIYEQSDSRSRVLEGLESRNGVIFGENKNDSVEIMENGLKFEVDVVSGQKTGFFLDQRVNREKLGALSLEMNVLNCFCYTAAFSVYCAEGGAKRVVSLDISKPACIAARKNLHLNWFSPENHPVIEADVFIYLRNTQENFNMIILDPPAFAKNKRDVAKATRGYKEINMQAIKHLTTGGILATFSCSNFIEEDLFYKIVLGAARDAGTDLQLLARLEAGPDHPVLLGHPEGRYLKGLLLVKK; encoded by the coding sequence ATGTTTAGGCTTTTTCTCTCTGCTGCGGGGCCAGAATCTTGTACCCCGTCCACCGGCCATTATTACTGCGTACATTTTTTACACTCCTTTAACTTTTTGGTATTCGAATGCTCACGGCGAGTGTTTTATAATATAAAGTGTCTTGCAATTTCAAGCGGGAAAAGATATTTAGACACCATGTCAACGATAATGTATCCGGAAATAATTCTGAAAAAGGGGCGGGAAGTGTCTTTGCTGCGCGGTCATCCCTGGATATTTTCCGGCGCGATTGCCGCGATTAATGGAAACCCGGCCGCGGGCGATATTGTCTTGGCTAAAGATTCAGCGGGTAACCATCTGGCGCTGGGATTTTATAATCCATTGACCGATATTGCCTTTCGTTTATTAACCAATAAATGTGAAGAAAATATTTCTCAATATTTCTGGCAGTCACGTCTCCATGCCGCATACAAATTAAGGCAAAAAATTATTGGCGAGCATACAAACGCTTATCGTCTGATTAATGCCGAAGGTGATGGATTCCCCGGACTAATTGTCGATGTTTATAATTCAACATTGGTTCTTTCTATCGCTACAGCCGGAATGGAAAAACAGAAAAATCACGTTTTGAACGCTCTTCTTTCCCAGTTAAAACCAATACGGATTTATGAACAAAGCGACAGCCGGTCCCGCGTGTTGGAAGGGCTGGAAAGCAGGAATGGTGTTATATTCGGAGAAAATAAAAACGATTCTGTGGAGATAATGGAAAACGGCCTGAAGTTTGAAGTTGATGTTGTTTCCGGCCAAAAAACAGGATTTTTCCTTGACCAGCGAGTCAACAGAGAAAAGTTGGGAGCTTTGAGTCTCGAAATGAATGTGTTGAATTGTTTTTGTTACACGGCGGCTTTTTCTGTTTATTGCGCTGAAGGCGGAGCAAAACGGGTCGTTTCTCTTGATATATCCAAACCGGCCTGTATCGCCGCCAGAAAGAATTTACATCTCAACTGGTTTTCCCCTGAAAACCATCCGGTAATAGAGGCTGATGTTTTTATTTATTTGCGCAATACGCAGGAAAACTTCAATATGATTATTCTTGATCCTCCGGCATTTGCCAAAAATAAAAGAGATGTAGCTAAAGCCACGCGAGGCTATAAAGAAATTAACATGCAGGCGATCAAGCATCTTACAACGGGCGGTATTTTAGCTACTTTTTCTTGCTCCAATTTTATTGAAGAAGATCTTTTTTATAAGATTGTTCTGGGAGCGGCGCGGGATGCCGGAACGGATCTGCAACTATTGGCCAGATTGGAAGCGGGACCGGATCACCCGGTTTTGTTGGGACATCCGGAAGGCCGCTATCTTAAAGGTTTGCTGCTGGTTAAAAAATAA